A genomic stretch from Telmatocola sphagniphila includes:
- the dusB gene encoding tRNA dihydrouridine synthase DusB — protein MKESFPAPPKYLLEPFSIGSVPLPSRFNLAPLAGYTHMPFRLTVRELGGLGLATTDLVSARAILENSRKTFELLATCPEDKPLAVQIYGSNLKDLDAAAKFLEARGTQIIDINMGCPVNKVVKGGGGSAMMCDTTGQTLKVVQTVVEAVKIPVTVKMRLGWDDTQLTAPKFAAEFEQIGVSAITIHGRTREQGFSGSVNRDGIRTVVEAVQKIPVIGNGDIRNIEEAHRMIDETGCAAIAIGRGGLANPWIFRQLNNWLHTGVPGGRGSFEERIEFMETHLRRMIDWRGEHLACLQFRKVSAYHCRAIKADKDTHMKLQMLSRWSDFQEVVLELREKGPPKNWQAGGYEAEMNIPSGAISHW, from the coding sequence ATGAAGGAATCTTTCCCCGCACCCCCGAAGTATTTGCTGGAGCCCTTTTCGATCGGCTCCGTGCCATTGCCCAGCCGTTTCAATCTGGCTCCCCTGGCCGGCTATACCCATATGCCGTTTCGACTTACGGTTCGGGAACTGGGGGGCTTGGGTCTGGCCACGACCGATCTCGTCTCGGCCCGCGCCATACTCGAAAACAGTCGCAAAACCTTCGAATTACTTGCCACCTGCCCGGAAGATAAACCGCTGGCCGTGCAGATTTATGGTTCCAATCTGAAGGATCTGGATGCGGCCGCGAAGTTTCTGGAAGCGCGCGGTACGCAGATCATCGACATCAATATGGGCTGCCCGGTCAACAAGGTGGTGAAGGGCGGCGGCGGCTCGGCCATGATGTGCGACACGACCGGTCAAACACTCAAAGTGGTGCAGACCGTTGTGGAGGCCGTGAAGATTCCGGTGACGGTGAAAATGCGTCTGGGTTGGGACGATACCCAGCTGACGGCTCCCAAGTTCGCAGCGGAATTCGAGCAAATAGGCGTATCGGCCATCACCATTCATGGCCGTACTCGCGAACAGGGCTTTTCAGGTAGCGTGAATCGGGATGGAATTCGAACAGTAGTGGAAGCGGTGCAGAAAATTCCGGTCATTGGCAACGGGGATATCCGCAATATCGAAGAAGCTCATCGGATGATCGACGAAACTGGGTGTGCCGCCATCGCCATCGGTCGCGGCGGCCTGGCGAATCCCTGGATCTTCCGGCAGTTGAACAACTGGCTTCATACTGGCGTGCCCGGCGGGCGCGGCAGCTTTGAAGAACGGATCGAATTCATGGAGACGCACTTGCGCCGGATGATCGACTGGCGGGGGGAGCATCTGGCCTGTCTGCAATTTCGCAAGGTGTCGGCCTATCATTGCCGGGCCATCAAGGCCGATAAAGATACGCACATGAAGTTGCAAATGCTATCGAGGTGGTCGGATTTTCAGGAAGTCGTGCTGGAATTGCGGGAGAAAGGTCCACCCAAAAACTGGCAGGCGGGAGGCTATGAAGCGGAAATGAATATCCCCAGTGGGGCGATTAGTCACTGGTGA
- a CDS encoding serine/threonine-protein kinase has translation MMTQDETLAELLAQLDSECAAGTAPDWHKISLEHPDLIDELRSLWATAQFASLIRLPDSTPSASVKAEPEIPSIHFEDYELLEELGRGGMGVVYKARQKSLNRLVAIKVLRDGRMASDADKGRFRSEATSAGKLKHPNIVTVYEVGDNEGQPFFAMEYVEGLTLAKRLSHGPLPPRQAAALTVQIALGVQHAHDMGILHRDLKPSNILLSPERVASPSSNSRFSLKVLDGAVPHPKVSDFGLAKRLYLNPESLRDWRTSTGAIVGTPGYMSPEQAMNRGDLNPASDVYSIGAILYEMLTGRPPFQASNPVDALLMVIEQDPVPPRLLVPGIDRDLENICLKCLQKLPNRRYQHASELVLDLRAYLSGEHVSNPTSGLKHFLSRMLRETHHISILENWGLIWIWHSLQIFLLCFLTQALVWYGLKEHGTYLILWTVGLLTWGTILWKWRGKSGPVVFVERQIAHAWAAGVCASISMFVIEVVADLPVLTLSPAIAVATGMVFVFKAGILTGRFYVTAAMMFLTAMVMPLLPQVNILLFGFMSALSFLIPGIKYYRLRKQSEAIL, from the coding sequence ATGATGACGCAAGACGAAACCCTGGCCGAGTTGCTAGCCCAACTGGACTCGGAATGCGCTGCGGGAACCGCGCCCGACTGGCATAAAATTTCGCTCGAACATCCCGATCTGATCGACGAATTGCGCTCTCTCTGGGCAACCGCTCAATTTGCCTCTCTCATCCGCCTGCCCGACTCGACTCCCAGTGCCAGTGTGAAGGCCGAGCCGGAAATTCCCTCGATTCACTTCGAGGATTACGAGCTATTGGAAGAACTCGGCCGGGGGGGAATGGGCGTGGTTTACAAAGCCCGGCAGAAAAGTCTCAATAGGCTGGTGGCGATCAAAGTCTTGCGGGATGGCCGGATGGCCAGCGATGCCGATAAAGGGCGTTTTCGTTCGGAAGCGACCTCGGCCGGTAAATTGAAGCATCCGAACATCGTCACGGTCTACGAAGTCGGCGATAACGAGGGGCAACCTTTCTTCGCGATGGAGTACGTCGAAGGGTTGACCTTAGCCAAGCGTTTAAGTCACGGACCCCTACCGCCGCGTCAGGCCGCCGCGCTCACAGTCCAGATTGCTTTGGGAGTGCAGCATGCTCATGACATGGGAATCCTGCATCGGGATTTGAAGCCGAGCAACATTCTGCTTTCACCCGAAAGGGTGGCTTCGCCGAGTTCCAATTCCCGATTCTCTCTGAAGGTCCTGGACGGGGCAGTACCTCATCCCAAAGTATCGGATTTCGGTCTCGCCAAAAGACTCTATTTGAATCCGGAAAGCCTGCGAGACTGGCGTACTTCTACCGGTGCAATCGTCGGCACGCCCGGCTACATGTCTCCCGAGCAGGCGATGAACCGAGGGGATTTGAATCCCGCGTCGGATGTGTATAGCATCGGGGCCATCCTTTATGAGATGCTGACGGGAAGACCGCCTTTTCAGGCTTCTAATCCCGTGGATGCTCTGCTGATGGTCATCGAGCAGGATCCAGTGCCGCCGCGTCTGCTGGTGCCCGGTATTGATCGGGATCTGGAAAACATCTGTTTGAAGTGCCTGCAAAAATTACCGAATCGCCGTTATCAGCACGCCTCCGAACTGGTGCTCGATCTTCGGGCCTATTTGTCGGGGGAGCACGTTTCCAATCCCACCAGCGGTTTGAAGCATTTCCTGTCGCGGATGTTGCGGGAAACGCATCATATTTCCATTCTGGAAAACTGGGGTCTCATCTGGATCTGGCACAGTCTGCAGATTTTCCTGCTTTGCTTTTTGACTCAGGCTCTGGTCTGGTACGGCTTGAAAGAGCACGGCACCTATCTGATTCTCTGGACGGTCGGATTGTTGACCTGGGGAACGATTCTCTGGAAGTGGCGCGGGAAATCGGGGCCGGTCGTTTTCGTAGAGCGGCAGATTGCGCATGCCTGGGCCGCCGGGGTCTGCGCCAGTATTTCAATGTTCGTCATCGAGGTGGTGGCCGATCTTCCGGTACTAACGCTTTCCCCGGCCATCGCTGTGGCGACCGGAATGGTCTTCGTTTTCAAGGCCGGTATTCTGACGGGGCGATTCTACGTGACCGCGGCCATGATGTTCCTGACGGCCATGGTTATGCCGCTACTGCCCCAGGTGAACATTCTGCTCTTCGGCTTCATGTCGGCCCTGAGCTTTTTGATTCCAGGCATCAAGTACTATCGTTTGCGGAAGCAGTCCGAAGCGATCCTATAA
- a CDS encoding efflux RND transporter periplasmic adaptor subunit, with protein sequence MYYPRSLILPLTSLLVVVGFIPGCMKSPGSSSQEKSKAAQTIVSVQTPQKKTIHWSVEQPATIQAYETTPIIAKVPGYISRVLVDIDDKIDGPEIGWLGEEVKQGTLLAELSIPELEEERKQKLAEAVAMKAMVEVAQKNLLVAEANIKSNEKMVLESESALAKADANSKRWSSEASRSDEMVARRVMDKQTAEETRNQAIAAASELDEAKARVQSAKARLTESQAKQQSALSDITAAEAKARSADAEARRVAALRRYAYITAPYKGIVTARNVHTGHFLQMNSSQPLFMVARLDPIRIFMEVPEAAASQVGKGSPAQVTIPSISNAAISAKVTRTAGVLNPDIRTLRVEIDLPNPDFKIRPGLYATVSLPIETPNAYTVPGKSTFMLDEFNYCFIVEEGKAVRYQVELGHKEGDEVELLMLKKADPKSTWHTPLGNEQVVVTREGPLETGTDVQVK encoded by the coding sequence ATGTATTACCCAAGATCCCTGATTCTTCCTCTGACGAGCTTACTTGTTGTTGTGGGGTTTATCCCGGGCTGCATGAAGTCGCCGGGATCTTCCAGCCAGGAAAAGTCGAAAGCCGCCCAGACGATAGTCTCCGTTCAGACTCCGCAGAAAAAAACGATTCACTGGAGCGTGGAACAACCCGCCACCATCCAGGCTTATGAGACCACCCCCATAATTGCGAAGGTGCCGGGTTATATTTCGCGGGTGCTGGTCGATATCGACGATAAGATCGATGGTCCGGAGATCGGCTGGCTCGGGGAAGAAGTCAAGCAGGGAACCTTGCTTGCGGAACTCTCAATTCCCGAACTCGAAGAGGAACGCAAACAGAAACTGGCCGAGGCGGTGGCCATGAAGGCTATGGTTGAGGTGGCTCAGAAGAATCTGCTGGTGGCCGAGGCAAACATCAAATCGAACGAAAAAATGGTTCTTGAGAGCGAATCGGCCCTGGCGAAGGCGGATGCCAATTCCAAGCGCTGGAGTTCAGAAGCCAGCCGGTCCGATGAAATGGTTGCTCGGCGAGTGATGGACAAACAAACCGCGGAAGAAACCCGCAATCAGGCGATCGCGGCAGCAAGTGAACTGGATGAAGCCAAGGCGCGAGTTCAGTCCGCAAAAGCCCGACTGACGGAAAGTCAGGCCAAACAGCAATCGGCCCTTTCCGATATTACCGCCGCCGAGGCCAAGGCCCGTTCTGCGGATGCGGAGGCCCGCCGGGTGGCGGCGCTACGTCGTTATGCGTATATCACTGCCCCTTACAAAGGGATCGTCACGGCTCGTAACGTCCACACCGGCCACTTCCTGCAGATGAACAGTTCGCAGCCGTTGTTTATGGTGGCTCGACTTGATCCCATTCGCATTTTCATGGAGGTACCTGAAGCGGCCGCCAGTCAGGTCGGAAAGGGAAGCCCCGCCCAAGTAACGATTCCCTCAATAAGTAATGCGGCGATTTCCGCTAAGGTCACTCGAACTGCGGGAGTGTTGAATCCCGATATTCGCACGTTGCGGGTAGAAATCGATCTTCCCAATCCCGATTTCAAAATTCGACCGGGTCTCTATGCCACGGTATCGCTTCCCATTGAAACGCCGAATGCGTACACGGTACCCGGGAAATCGACTTTTATGTTGGACGAATTCAATTACTGCTTCATTGTGGAAGAAGGCAAGGCGGTTAGGTACCAGGTGGAGTTGGGACACAAAGAGGGGGATGAAGTCGAATTACTGATGCTGAAAAAGGCCGATCCCAAATCGACCTGGCATACCCCTCTAGGTAACGAACAGGTCGTCGTTACGAGAGAGGGGCCGTTGGAAACCGGAACAGATGTCCAGGTGAAGTGA